AAATGATAGACACGCACAATGCTGACCCCTTTACAGCTCGGTCATACCAGGGAGGTACATTGTCGAATTCGATAGCAAGGCTCATCTCACCTCTGCCGGTATAAAAAGAGCCGCTACAGTGAGCTGACTCTCGCGTACCATTCGCATAGCAAGCTGACTTTTATTCCCTCTTCAAGCCCCATGAATACATCTATAGAGAACTTGATGCTCGCTCGTCCTCTTACACCGTCCACCAAGAATACGCTTGTgacttgttcttcggcgcgtctctttccatcttctctgaTGCTGTGAGTGACGCGTCATGAGCCCATTTAAATGCCGCATCTAACCGAGATTTGACTCAAATTTAGGATCTTGCAGTCCTGCTCGACATCGCTGGTGTCATCGACCTCCGAGCTGTTCATTTACTCACCTTGCCCGCCGAGCCCCTTTCCAAGGAAAACACACAATGGCCCGCCAATTCTCCTCACTCTCCGTCATCCAGCTCTGCCTCTGCCACTGCTTCAGCGACTTCCACCTCTGCGCCGTTCTCCAACCTCCCCCAGATCCAGGCTGACGCTGTCCAAGCCACTGGGaacaagggcaaaggaatCAAAATCGGTATCATTGACGGTGGTGTGGACTACACACGGGAACCTCTTGGTGGCTGTTTCGGGTCCGGCTGCAAGATTGCGGGAGGTTACGACTTTGTCGGTGATAATTACGATGGAAGTAATGACCCTGTGCCGGACAACGACCCTTACGACAACTGTTATTCCCACGGCACTTTTATCTCTGGCATCATTGGTGCCAACCAGAATATCTACGGGGCCGTAGGTGTCGCGCCCGAGGCGAGCTTGTATGTCTACAGGGTGTTTGGCTGCAACGGTGCGGCGTCGGATGATATTGTCCTTGCGGCAATGCAAAAAGcatatgatgatgacatgGATGTCATCAACCTCTCTCTTGGTAGGCCTACTCCTTGAGtgaaaaacaaaaagttTTAGCTCATACGATCTCTAGGTGAACCCTCTGGATGGACCGAGAGTACTCTCAGCGTCTTTGCTTCCCGAGTTGTTGCCAAAGGCACAGTTGTCACCGTCTCTGCTGGCAACCAAGGGCAGGTCGGTGGCTTTtactcctcctctcctgcAGCGGGTAAGGGAGTCATCAACGTCGGTTCCAGTGACAGCTCTATCTATCCTGCTCATCTGGCCACTGTTTCCACTGGCTACGGCCCCATTGCTTACTACAATTACAAAGCGTACAGTGACAAGACGTTGCCCCTCTACACCTTTGATTCGGACATCTATGGATGTACCTTGCCAGATGATGTCCCTGACTTGTCGTCTTACCTCGTTATCGTCCGTCGAGGTGAATGTTCCTTGTCTCAAAAGGCTCAAAACGCCTACAACGCCGGTGGAACAGCCATTTTCGTCGTCAATGACGAGAGCGCTCTCCCCATCTATCAAAATTTCCCTCTTATCGACTTTGCACTCATTAGCTACGATGACGGCAATTATCTCCTCAATCAGCTGAATTCCTCCGCCAACACTACcgtctctttttctttcaacCCTATCGCCCTGCCCAACATCTGGACAGCTAATACCACCTCTTACTTTTCAGAAATTGGTCCTACCAACGATTTGTACTTTGCCCCATCTGTGCTCGCCCCTGGAACCAACGTTGTCGGTGTCATGCCTACGACTTTTTACAACTGGACTATCGCGGATGGTACTTCCTATTCTTCTGCCTATGCTGCTGGAGCTGCCGCTCTCTACCTCGCCGCCAAAGGTACAAAGAATATCAGCCCGAGCGACGTCTTGTCTGCTTTGGGA
The nucleotide sequence above comes from Cryptococcus neoformans var. grubii H99 chromosome 1, complete sequence. Encoded proteins:
- a CDS encoding peptidase, which gives rise to MVAFHASSALLSFALLATGFANAFSLDDIKRGSDSVIPGRYIVEFDSKAHLTSAGIKRAATPHEYIYRELDARSSSYTVHQEYACDLFFGASLSIFSDADLAVLLDIAGVIDLRAVHLLTLPAEPLSKENTQWPANSPHSPSSSSASATASATSTSAPFSNLPQIQADAVQATGNKGKGIKIGIIDGGVDYTREPLGGCFGSGCKIAGGYDFVGDNYDGSNDPVPDNDPYDNCYSHGTFISGIIGANQNIYGAVGVAPEASLYVYRVFGCNGAASDDIVLAAMQKAYDDDMDVINLSLGEPSGWTESTLSVFASRVVAKGTVVTVSAGNQGQVGGFYSSSPAAGKGVINVGSSDSSIYPAHLATVSTGYGPIAYYNYKAYSDKTLPLYTFDSDIYGCTLPDDVPDLSSYLVIVRRGECSLSQKAQNAYNAGGTAIFVVNDESALPIYQNFPLIDFALISYDDGNYLLNQLNSSANTTVSFSFNPIALPNIWTANTTSYFSEIGPTNDLYFAPSVLAPGTNVVGVMPTTFYNWTIADGTSYSSAYAAGAAALYLAAKGTKNISPSDVLSALGVTAQQLPVSVSDSSLVSVAVQGAGRLRLSNAIHASAVISPSEITLNDTANFDKLHVLTIKNPGNKWVTYKLSHEPAGTALAFQSGLNQSNDQPLPQVSNAASVNIFPSSLTLWPGQSLLTTVKFTAPTGLDAQTFPIYSGFIKVTGGGNTVKVPYMGVAANMKDMPVLDPTDWYLGMNSPAIVDVNGDVQQGSTVYTFSNVSYPSVLYRLAGGTPLLLIDLIDANANLTFTPDYTTRKRSSTPEHETEHDKRHSSLSARRLKSTWAASDTTTKTKGLHSLWCHLTNYKAPGCSKTGNTFQKVPIVGNVYVGEYLPRSTDNADGQGGDYSTFNLSTATFSNGTSIPNGDYQFLMRALHITGDKTKESDYESWVSQPFTIAQ